A single window of Pontibacter actiniarum DNA harbors:
- a CDS encoding SCO family protein, translating to MMSVKRTTINYSLFLGLLLTLFALHSCQENDRRLPILGPREVQAGDTLYHTIPDFAFVDQDSSLVTPETFKGDIYVADFFFTSCPTICPKMKSQMLRVYDKYKGNEHVKFLSHSIDPAHDTVAVLKDYADRLGVDSDKWHFITGDREAIFDIAQNSYMTSALEDENEPGGLVHSGAFLLIDSQRRVRGHYDGTKPEEVDQLMQDIDLLLEEEKKTSDEG from the coding sequence ATGATGTCTGTCAAACGAACAACTATCAACTACAGTCTCTTCCTGGGTTTACTTCTGACATTGTTTGCGCTTCACTCATGCCAGGAGAATGACAGGCGGCTGCCTATACTGGGGCCGAGAGAAGTGCAGGCGGGGGATACCCTTTACCATACAATCCCCGACTTTGCCTTTGTGGATCAGGACAGCTCCCTGGTAACACCGGAGACTTTCAAAGGCGACATTTACGTGGCCGACTTCTTTTTCACCTCCTGCCCTACGATCTGCCCTAAAATGAAAAGCCAGATGCTGCGCGTGTACGACAAATACAAAGGCAACGAACATGTCAAGTTCCTCTCTCATTCCATCGACCCGGCCCACGACACCGTTGCCGTATTGAAGGACTATGCCGATCGTCTTGGAGTGGATTCAGACAAATGGCACTTTATCACCGGCGACAGAGAGGCCATCTTTGACATTGCCCAGAACAGCTACATGACCAGTGCCCTGGAGGACGAGAATGAGCCCGGCGGTTTGGTGCATAGCGGCGCTTTTCTGTTGATAGACTCCCAGCGAAGGGTGAGGGGCCATTACGACGGCACAAAACCAGAGGAAGTGGACCAACTGATGCAGGACATAGACCTGCTGCTGGAAGAGGAAAAAAAGACAAGTGACGAAGGGTAG
- a CDS encoding NAD-dependent epimerase/dehydratase family protein has product MSQKDNSGARNSGKEVIIVTGSSGLIGTSIIKRLSEKYRIVGLDNTGYPFPPKEAECVCYDITSEASIRAAMERIRYGYGDKITSVIHLAAYYDFSGKPSPLYEKITVKGTENLLRVLQDFDVEQFVFSSTNLIYKPTSPGQKISEDCPLEPKWDYPESKVDTEKVIREKRGRMKAVLLRIAGVYDDEGHSIPITHQIQRIYEKQFTSHFYSGDTSHGNVFLHLEDLVDALEKTVERRKTLPDEVAINIGEPETPSYQDLQETIGRLLHGQDWKTYEVPAPLAKAGAYGMNLFGDAFIKPWMIDRADDHYELDISRARTLLGWEPRHRLLDTLPTIIAKLKEDPTGWYKENDLELSAALAKEQEARKD; this is encoded by the coding sequence ATGAGTCAAAAAGATAATTCAGGGGCACGAAATTCAGGTAAAGAAGTCATCATCGTGACGGGAAGCAGCGGGCTTATAGGAACTAGTATCATCAAACGGCTTTCTGAGAAGTATCGCATCGTAGGCTTGGACAATACCGGCTACCCCTTTCCCCCCAAGGAGGCTGAGTGCGTTTGCTATGATATTACCTCAGAAGCCAGTATCCGGGCAGCCATGGAGCGCATCCGTTACGGTTATGGGGACAAGATAACCTCCGTCATTCACCTGGCTGCCTATTATGATTTCTCGGGTAAACCCAGCCCACTGTACGAGAAGATAACGGTAAAAGGCACAGAGAATCTTTTGCGCGTACTGCAGGATTTTGATGTGGAGCAATTCGTGTTCTCCAGCACTAACCTGATCTATAAACCTACCTCGCCCGGGCAGAAGATCAGCGAGGACTGCCCCTTAGAGCCGAAGTGGGACTATCCGGAATCAAAGGTAGATACTGAAAAGGTGATTCGCGAGAAAAGGGGCCGCATGAAGGCGGTGCTGTTGCGCATTGCCGGTGTATATGACGATGAAGGACACTCTATTCCCATCACCCATCAGATACAGCGCATATACGAGAAACAGTTTACAAGTCATTTCTACTCCGGCGATACCTCCCACGGCAACGTCTTTCTGCACCTGGAGGACCTGGTGGATGCCCTGGAGAAAACAGTGGAGCGAAGAAAGACGCTTCCGGATGAAGTAGCGATCAACATCGGTGAGCCGGAGACGCCAAGCTATCAGGATCTGCAGGAAACAATAGGGCGCCTGTTGCATGGCCAGGATTGGAAGACCTATGAAGTGCCGGCACCGCTGGCCAAAGCCGGTGCCTACGGCATGAACCTTTTCGGGGATGCCTTTATCAAACCCTGGATGATAGACCGTGCCGACGACCACTACGAGTTGGATATTTCCAGGGCGCGCACCCTGCTTGGCTGGGAGCCCCGACACCGGCTGCTCGACACTCTGCCCACCATCATTGCCAAGCTCAAAGAAGATCCTACCGGCTGGTACAAGGAAAACGACCTGGAGCTGTCAGCTGCTTTGGCAAAGGAGCAGGAGGCCAGGAAGGACTAA
- a CDS encoding heavy-metal-associated domain-containing protein has translation MRKNILTIALMIGSFATVSVQAQDDKSKSQEVTQAVKSTTFEASGKCGMCKKRIENAALGLEGVQSASWDVESKVLAVKYDPATVTEADIQKQVAGVGHDTEQVKATDEAYSSLPGCCKYERN, from the coding sequence ATGAGAAAGAACATATTAACCATCGCCCTTATGATCGGATCCTTTGCCACTGTTTCTGTACAGGCACAGGATGATAAGAGTAAAAGCCAAGAAGTAACGCAGGCCGTGAAGAGCACTACGTTTGAAGCAAGCGGCAAGTGCGGCATGTGCAAAAAGCGCATTGAGAACGCTGCCCTTGGGCTGGAAGGCGTGCAGTCAGCCAGCTGGGACGTGGAGTCAAAAGTTCTGGCTGTAAAGTATGACCCGGCCACGGTAACAGAGGCCGACATACAGAAGCAGGTTGCCGGCGTTGGCCATGATACCGAGCAGGTAAAGGCTACGGATGAGGCTTACAGCAGCCTGCCGGGATGCTGCAAATATGAAAGAAATTAA
- a CDS encoding four-helix bundle copper-binding protein — protein sequence MNHELENNSNHKDLLRILAECGAECDVTFNASLDNDRTDELTRVIRLCRDCANICYATARFVGSDSEHARHLARECAEICRSCAEACENNVDKEHECKPCAKICRACEEACRSFAGVEA from the coding sequence ATGAATCACGAATTAGAGAACAACAGCAACCACAAAGACTTACTCCGAATTCTTGCCGAGTGTGGTGCAGAGTGCGATGTAACTTTTAATGCCAGCCTAGACAATGACAGAACAGATGAGCTGACACGTGTTATCAGGCTGTGCCGGGACTGCGCCAATATATGTTACGCCACGGCCAGATTTGTGGGCTCGGACTCCGAGCACGCTAGACACCTTGCCAGAGAGTGCGCGGAGATCTGTAGAAGCTGTGCAGAAGCATGTGAAAATAATGTAGATAAAGAGCACGAGTGCAAGCCATGCGCCAAAATCTGCCGTGCATGCGAGGAAGCCTGCAGGAGCTTTGCAGGGGTGGAAGCTTAG
- a CDS encoding heavy metal translocating P-type ATPase, whose product MPAVAEKLIAKDRYEIEGMTCASCANSVESILSHVEGVKSASVNFADSSVLVEHEPDVATPEKLQAAVEEIGYSLIINQKAGEENREEREEEKLRDAKVKLIVASVLSIPVLLIAMVFPAIPYADWIMLVLTTPVVVWSGRDFFIIAYKRAKNFSANMDTLIALGTGAAFLFSVFNTFFPGYLRSRGLEPHVYYEVAAIIVALILLGRYFEERAKSRTSAAIKKLINLGVKTARVIRGGIELEVPIGEVEKGDLILIRPGEKVPVDGKITEGKSVLDESMITGESLPVEKEAGDTVIGGTINRTGSFKMVAERVGSETMLAQIIRLVQEAQGSKAPIQKLVDRISAVFVPIVIVIAILSFAAWSVWGPEPEVTYAMIAAVTVLIIACPCALGLATPTAIMVGIGKGAEHGILIKDAESLELAHKLKAIILDKTGTITQGKPVVTDVLWDLSPAARNEVSHVVYAIESQSEHPLAQAVVNRLKPEGLQAVILDSFDSVTGKGVKASYNGKRYLIGNRRLLDENSVRTSPFLLERVEELSREAKTIIYVAEEEKAIAVIAIADTIKETSKAAIAALQQMGLEVHMLTGDNRQTAEAIGQQAGVDQIKAEVLPADKAAYIKELQAKGLKVAMVGDGINDSPALAQADVGIAMGTGTDIAIESAEITLIKGDLEDIVTAIKLSRETVKTIRQNLFWAFIYNVTGIPIAAGVLYPFTGFLLNPMFAAAAMAFSSVSVVTNSLRLKAKTFK is encoded by the coding sequence ATGCCAGCAGTAGCAGAAAAACTAATAGCAAAAGACAGGTATGAAATTGAGGGCATGACCTGTGCCTCCTGCGCCAACAGCGTCGAGAGCATACTCTCCCACGTGGAGGGCGTGAAGTCGGCCAGCGTAAACTTCGCTGATTCCAGCGTTTTGGTGGAGCATGAGCCGGATGTGGCCACTCCCGAAAAGCTACAGGCGGCTGTTGAGGAAATAGGCTACAGCCTGATCATAAACCAAAAGGCGGGTGAAGAGAACCGTGAGGAGCGGGAAGAAGAGAAGCTTCGTGACGCCAAGGTTAAATTGATCGTGGCCTCAGTGCTTTCCATTCCTGTGCTCCTGATCGCCATGGTCTTTCCAGCAATCCCCTATGCGGACTGGATCATGTTGGTACTCACGACACCGGTGGTAGTCTGGAGCGGCAGAGATTTTTTCATTATAGCCTACAAGAGAGCCAAGAACTTTTCCGCCAACATGGACACACTCATCGCGTTGGGTACGGGAGCGGCCTTCCTCTTCAGTGTTTTTAACACTTTTTTCCCCGGTTACCTGAGAAGCAGGGGCCTGGAGCCGCATGTGTATTATGAGGTGGCAGCCATCATCGTAGCCCTGATCCTGCTGGGCAGGTACTTTGAAGAAAGGGCCAAGTCCCGCACATCCGCCGCCATTAAGAAATTGATAAACCTTGGTGTGAAGACTGCAAGGGTTATCCGTGGGGGTATAGAACTGGAGGTCCCGATTGGAGAGGTAGAAAAGGGAGACCTTATCCTGATCAGGCCGGGAGAGAAGGTGCCAGTAGACGGGAAGATCACCGAAGGTAAGTCTGTTCTGGACGAGAGCATGATCACAGGTGAATCACTTCCTGTGGAGAAAGAAGCCGGCGACACCGTCATTGGAGGCACTATCAATAGGACAGGAAGCTTTAAGATGGTGGCCGAACGGGTAGGCAGTGAAACCATGCTGGCCCAGATCATCAGGCTGGTGCAGGAGGCCCAGGGTAGCAAAGCCCCTATCCAAAAACTGGTTGACCGTATATCTGCTGTCTTTGTACCTATAGTGATTGTCATTGCCATTTTGAGTTTTGCCGCCTGGAGTGTGTGGGGGCCTGAACCCGAAGTGACCTACGCCATGATAGCCGCGGTAACCGTGCTCATCATCGCCTGCCCCTGCGCACTGGGATTGGCAACACCCACCGCTATCATGGTCGGTATTGGCAAAGGAGCAGAGCATGGTATCCTGATAAAGGATGCAGAGAGCCTGGAGCTGGCGCATAAACTCAAAGCGATTATTCTGGACAAGACAGGAACGATTACGCAGGGCAAGCCAGTGGTGACGGATGTTCTTTGGGATCTTTCCCCTGCTGCAAGAAACGAGGTCTCCCATGTTGTGTATGCGATAGAATCTCAGTCAGAACACCCGCTGGCGCAGGCTGTGGTAAACCGCCTGAAGCCGGAGGGCCTTCAGGCGGTTATACTGGACAGCTTTGATAGCGTGACAGGGAAAGGGGTAAAGGCCAGCTACAACGGCAAGCGGTACCTGATCGGTAACAGAAGACTGCTGGATGAAAACAGTGTAAGGACTTCACCTTTCCTGCTGGAGAGAGTGGAGGAGTTAAGCAGGGAGGCGAAGACCATTATTTATGTAGCGGAGGAGGAGAAGGCTATAGCCGTTATCGCCATTGCAGATACGATCAAAGAAACCTCGAAGGCAGCCATTGCCGCCCTGCAACAGATGGGACTGGAGGTGCATATGTTGACAGGGGATAACCGCCAGACAGCAGAGGCCATTGGCCAGCAGGCTGGAGTAGATCAAATCAAAGCAGAGGTGTTGCCTGCCGATAAAGCCGCCTATATCAAAGAACTTCAGGCTAAAGGGCTGAAAGTAGCCATGGTGGGAGACGGCATCAACGACTCACCCGCCCTGGCACAGGCAGACGTAGGCATTGCCATGGGAACGGGAACGGACATCGCCATCGAGAGCGCTGAGATAACACTTATTAAAGGGGATTTGGAGGATATTGTAACTGCGATCAAGCTCTCCAGGGAAACTGTAAAGACGATACGGCAAAACCTGTTCTGGGCCTTTATCTATAATGTGACGGGGATTCCGATTGCGGCAGGAGTACTGTACCCTTTCACGGGCTTTCTGCTGAACCCGATGTTTGCAGCGGCGGCTATGGCGTTCAGTTCCGTTTCGGTGGTTACAAACAGCCTGCGGCTGAAAGCGAAGACCTTTAAATAG
- a CDS encoding P-II family nitrogen regulator, with translation MREVKAFVRSTKVSEVIKALRHNGFKSMTVTEVEGTGRFTKPGASPSLKFPITHSKMAKLELLCKKEDVETIVKLIYEFGGTGEKGDGIISISQVERVFKVRTGEESQEE, from the coding sequence ATGAGAGAAGTAAAAGCTTTTGTTAGAAGTACAAAGGTAAGTGAAGTCATAAAAGCCTTGCGCCATAATGGCTTCAAGAGCATGACAGTAACGGAGGTAGAGGGCACGGGACGCTTTACCAAACCCGGCGCCAGCCCTTCGCTTAAGTTTCCGATCACACATAGCAAAATGGCCAAGCTGGAACTCTTATGTAAAAAAGAAGATGTGGAAACCATTGTAAAGCTCATCTATGAATTCGGTGGTACAGGGGAGAAAGGGGACGGCATCATCTCTATCTCACAGGTGGAGCGGGTCTTTAAAGTGAGAACAGGAGAGGAAAGCCAGGAGGAATAA
- a CDS encoding DUF3347 domain-containing protein: MRKNNLKWTSIVVAIMLSAVMTACSDGSQEQSVAEETGNMEMAEGMEMAEGMEMEEGMGEMEGMDMAQEGGAVAASMEGEPAFVVAYMDVKNALVNDDEAQVKQAASSLQKSFDGSELNEEQRNQLKKSASQIAQAQGIEAQRQAFSQLSRELYEVMKGKDMTENKLYWQHCPMALNGEGANWLSFEEKVRNPFMGQKMPGCGSVEETI; encoded by the coding sequence ATGAGAAAGAACAATTTGAAATGGACTTCCATAGTCGTAGCGATCATGTTGTCCGCTGTCATGACAGCATGTAGTGACGGTTCGCAGGAGCAGAGCGTTGCTGAAGAGACCGGAAACATGGAAATGGCCGAAGGTATGGAAATGGCCGAAGGTATGGAAATGGAAGAAGGAATGGGTGAAATGGAAGGCATGGACATGGCGCAGGAGGGCGGTGCGGTCGCCGCCAGCATGGAGGGGGAGCCGGCCTTCGTAGTGGCTTACATGGATGTAAAGAACGCCCTGGTCAACGACGATGAGGCACAGGTGAAGCAGGCTGCCTCCAGCCTGCAGAAAAGCTTTGATGGCAGCGAGTTGAACGAAGAGCAACGCAACCAACTGAAGAAAAGTGCCTCCCAAATAGCCCAGGCCCAGGGAATTGAAGCACAGCGGCAGGCCTTCTCCCAGCTATCACGGGAACTGTATGAGGTAATGAAGGGCAAGGACATGACCGAAAACAAGCTTTACTGGCAGCACTGCCCGATGGCCTTGAACGGCGAGGGTGCCAACTGGCTGAGCTTCGAGGAGAAGGTGAGGAACCCTTTCATGGGCCAGAAGATGCCGGGCTGCGGGTCCGTTGAAGAAACCATTTAA
- a CDS encoding heavy-metal-associated domain-containing protein, with protein sequence MENEKQNYNRSQSGNVVEETFPVQGMTCGGCANGVQRSLTKLEGVKSVEVSLADASARVAYDPGAVSPEQMQQAVENAGFRFGKSEGEESDKSERSGGCC encoded by the coding sequence ATGGAAAATGAAAAGCAAAATTATAACCGGAGCCAATCGGGCAATGTGGTAGAAGAAACTTTCCCTGTGCAGGGCATGACCTGCGGTGGATGCGCCAACGGGGTGCAGCGGTCGCTGACGAAGCTGGAGGGCGTAAAGTCGGTAGAGGTAAGCCTTGCCGACGCATCGGCAAGAGTGGCCTATGACCCAGGTGCGGTGTCGCCTGAGCAGATGCAGCAGGCAGTGGAGAACGCTGGCTTCAGGTTCGGCAAGAGCGAAGGCGAAGAATCGGACAAGTCGGAACGTTCCGGCGGTTGCTGCTAA
- a CDS encoding MBL fold metallo-hydrolase produces MYIERFYDEGLAHASYAVLSEKQVAFVDPARDPQPYLSFAERHGAKVVAVVETHLHADFVSGHLEIRDIANAPVYVSQLAEATYPHTAFDQGDEITVGEIALKALNTPGHSPDSISILVLDEQGREQAVFSGDTLFVGDVGRPDLREDSNDSRTRREDMARQLYHSTRQVLMQLDKDVKVYPAHGAGSLCGKSISSELSSTIGQEAAHNYALQPMSEDAFVQVLLKEQPYIPKYFSHDVAWNRRGAGAFKKCVEAVPRLNKYASLQQDVLLVDTRPEWQFKAGHLPGAINIMDGKEFETWLGSLIGPEEEFYLLAENEEALEVLIRKAAKIGYEQNIKGALQVPTCGQQPSSKIDLGAFREHPQDFTIVDLRNESEVKKDEIFKDAVHIPLPELPGRASEIRKDKPVVVHCASGYRSAIGASILEKVVDAPVYDLGEAVKEFKQPIVKAAE; encoded by the coding sequence ATGTATATAGAACGGTTTTATGACGAGGGCCTGGCCCATGCCTCCTATGCAGTGCTAAGTGAGAAGCAGGTTGCTTTTGTGGATCCGGCCCGGGACCCGCAGCCATACTTGAGCTTTGCTGAACGGCACGGCGCAAAAGTCGTGGCAGTTGTGGAAACGCACCTGCACGCGGACTTTGTGAGCGGCCACCTCGAGATTCGTGATATAGCAAACGCTCCTGTCTATGTCAGCCAACTGGCAGAAGCCACTTACCCCCACACTGCCTTTGACCAGGGCGATGAGATTACGGTGGGGGAAATAGCACTCAAAGCACTTAACACGCCCGGCCATTCCCCGGACAGCATCAGCATTCTGGTGCTAGATGAACAGGGGAGAGAGCAGGCCGTGTTCTCAGGGGATACCTTATTTGTGGGAGACGTAGGCAGGCCAGACCTGCGGGAAGATTCCAATGATTCCCGCACAAGACGGGAGGACATGGCAAGGCAGCTCTACCACTCTACCCGTCAGGTGCTCATGCAGCTGGATAAGGACGTAAAGGTGTATCCGGCGCATGGCGCTGGCTCCCTCTGTGGGAAGAGCATCAGCAGCGAACTCTCAAGCACCATAGGGCAGGAAGCCGCGCACAATTACGCGCTTCAGCCCATGTCAGAAGATGCCTTTGTCCAGGTACTGCTAAAAGAACAGCCTTACATACCAAAGTACTTTAGCCATGATGTTGCTTGGAACAGAAGAGGAGCCGGCGCTTTTAAAAAATGCGTGGAGGCAGTGCCCCGGCTAAACAAGTATGCCTCACTTCAGCAGGATGTCCTGTTGGTAGACACACGCCCAGAGTGGCAGTTCAAGGCAGGACACCTTCCTGGCGCTATCAACATCATGGACGGGAAGGAGTTCGAGACGTGGCTGGGCTCCCTTATAGGACCGGAAGAAGAGTTCTATTTGTTGGCGGAAAACGAGGAAGCCCTGGAAGTCCTGATCCGGAAGGCAGCAAAAATAGGTTATGAGCAAAACATCAAAGGAGCCTTGCAGGTGCCGACCTGTGGACAGCAGCCCAGCTCAAAGATAGACCTTGGTGCGTTTCGGGAACACCCGCAAGACTTTACCATCGTGGACCTGCGTAACGAATCAGAGGTAAAGAAAGATGAGATTTTCAAGGATGCTGTCCACATCCCTCTGCCAGAGCTGCCTGGCAGGGCGAGTGAGATCAGGAAAGATAAACCCGTGGTGGTCCACTGCGCGAGCGGCTACCGATCAGCCATCGGGGCGAGTATTTTGGAGAAGGTTGTCGATGCCCCCGTTTATGACCTAGGGGAGGCGGTGAAGGAATTTAAGCAGCCGATAGTCAAAGCTGCTGAATAG
- a CDS encoding helix-turn-helix domain-containing protein, translating into MKGTTFQIKNMVCPRCITVISSELDALGVQYEIDRLGEITLFDPDQVDMAAVKQVLAKHDFELIQDKDEQLVEQVKLAVLDLVQGNVVTNLRNSDYIAERVGQSYSALSKTFSRRENVTIEKYIILQKIEKVKELLEYGELNLSEIARKLGYSSVHHLSNQFKSVTGLTVNQYKESEDRERSSLGKA; encoded by the coding sequence ATGAAAGGAACTACTTTTCAAATAAAAAACATGGTGTGTCCCCGCTGCATCACGGTGATCAGCAGTGAGCTGGATGCGCTGGGTGTGCAGTATGAGATAGACAGGCTGGGGGAAATCACCCTTTTTGATCCTGATCAGGTGGACATGGCCGCCGTGAAGCAGGTGCTGGCAAAACATGACTTTGAGCTGATCCAGGATAAGGACGAGCAGCTTGTGGAGCAGGTGAAGCTGGCCGTGCTGGACCTCGTGCAGGGAAATGTTGTGACTAATCTCCGCAATTCGGACTACATCGCAGAACGTGTCGGCCAGTCCTACAGTGCCTTAAGCAAGACCTTCTCCAGGCGGGAAAATGTAACAATTGAAAAGTACATCATCCTGCAAAAAATAGAGAAGGTGAAGGAGCTGCTGGAGTACGGGGAGCTGAACCTGAGCGAGATAGCCCGCAAGCTCGGCTACAGCAGCGTGCACCACCTGTCCAACCAGTTCAAGTCCGTGACCGGACTGACGGTGAACCAGTACAAGGAGTCCGAAGACAGGGAGAGAAGCTCGTTGGGGAAAGCATGA
- a CDS encoding DUF3347 domain-containing protein gives MAKSTYFAMTALALFVFFGCGSKNEKVAENADDPMEVHEKMDMDYTIIDDSIRKSEIPISAFVAEDSLHFSQETPAAFKQQLNKVLDAYLVLNESLVAADEKQVENASTSMMSALLEVNDGMLKGSAHDYWKEKKFFLMDHVELCKEADTVEGKRENFAFISEAMIKAVDVFGAGRQTLFVQYCPMANGNKGAYWLSESKINRNPYMGSQMLTCGETKGTLN, from the coding sequence ATGGCTAAGTCAACATATTTCGCGATGACTGCCCTGGCACTCTTCGTTTTTTTTGGGTGTGGTAGTAAAAATGAGAAGGTGGCAGAGAATGCAGATGACCCGATGGAAGTGCATGAAAAGATGGACATGGACTATACAATAATTGATGACTCTATCAGGAAAAGCGAGATTCCGATCAGCGCATTTGTAGCGGAAGATTCTTTACACTTTAGCCAGGAAACCCCGGCAGCGTTCAAGCAGCAGCTCAATAAGGTTCTAGATGCTTACCTCGTTCTAAATGAAAGCCTGGTGGCAGCAGATGAAAAACAGGTGGAGAACGCAAGCACAAGTATGATGTCGGCGCTGCTTGAAGTAAACGATGGGATGCTAAAGGGCAGTGCCCATGATTACTGGAAAGAGAAGAAGTTCTTTTTGATGGACCATGTGGAGCTTTGTAAGGAGGCCGACACGGTGGAGGGAAAAAGGGAGAATTTCGCCTTTATCTCCGAGGCGATGATAAAGGCCGTAGATGTTTTCGGAGCAGGCCGGCAAACGCTGTTCGTCCAATACTGCCCCATGGCAAACGGCAACAAGGGGGCCTACTGGTTGAGCGAGTCAAAGATAAACCGGAACCCTTACATGGGATCGCAAATGCTGACCTGCGGTGAGACAAAAGGCACCCTCAATTGA
- a CDS encoding c-type cytochrome: MKRILLFSLASLLLIGLTAGCQRESESESLYQANCMSCHGVNGEGLKRLVPPLAGSDFIQEYPDKLACIIRHGLEGKVVVNGVMYHHPMPGNKKLSEVDIANIINYINKSWYKGKSFVTPKEVERQLQACNN, from the coding sequence ATGAAAAGAATACTTCTCTTTAGCCTCGCCTCTCTTCTGCTGATCGGCTTAACGGCGGGATGTCAGCGGGAAAGCGAATCTGAGAGTCTTTACCAGGCTAACTGCATGAGCTGCCATGGAGTGAATGGAGAAGGGCTGAAGCGTTTAGTCCCCCCATTGGCTGGTTCCGATTTCATACAGGAATATCCTGACAAGCTGGCCTGCATCATCAGACACGGGTTGGAGGGCAAGGTCGTAGTCAACGGAGTCATGTATCACCACCCCATGCCAGGCAATAAAAAGCTGTCTGAGGTGGACATTGCCAATATCATCAATTACATCAACAAAAGCTGGTACAAGGGAAAGTCCTTTGTTACCCCAAAGGAAGTAGAAAGACAACTTCAGGCATGCAATAACTAA